Part of the Armatimonadota bacterium genome is shown below.
GCTACCGCCAGGTGCGGCAGCAGATTTTCCTGCAGGTGGCCTTCACGGTCTCGGAGCGCATGGGCTACACGATCCCCGGCCCCTGAGGAGGCGCGCATGGGCTACACACTCCCCGGCTCAGTAGGTCAGGAGGGCATGGCGCAGCTTCCCTCGCAAATTTTCCGCGAGTACGACATCCGCGGAGTGGTCGGCACCGACCTGACGGAGGAGGTGGCGCGCAGCATCGGCCGCGGTTTTGCCGCCTACCTGCGGCAGGCGGGGGCCCCCCTGCGCGTCCTGGTGGGGCAGGACAACCGGATGAGCTCGCCGCAGGTCGCCGCCGCCGTGGCCGACGGCCTGGCCGCCGGAGGTTGCGACGTGGTGGATATCGGCACCGTAATCACGCCCGCCTTCTACTACGCCCGCGTGCACCTGGGGATCGACGGCGGGGTGATGGTCACCGCCAGCCACAACCCGCCCGAGTACAACGGGATGAAGCTGGCCTTCGGTCATGCCACCCTCTACGGGGAGGAGATCCAGCAGGTGCGCCGCCTGGCGGAGGAGGGCCAGGCTGCAGAGGAGGAGTCTGCAGCGGCCGGCGGACTGGCACAAGGTCGGGTGGGGGCGGAAGCTGTCGCCGGAGGGAGGCGGGGTCGGGTGGAGGCGCGGGAGGTCCTCTCCGCCTACCGGCGGATGCTGTCGGAGAAGATCGTCCTGGGGCCACGCCGCCTGCGCGTGGCCGTGGACTGCGGCAACGGCACGGCCAGCCTGGTGGCCCCCGACGTGATCGAAGCGTGGGGGTGCCAGGTTCTGCGGCAGCACTGCGACTCCGACCCCACCTACCCCCACCACCTGCCCAACCCCGTGGCCCCGGAGAACGTGCGCGACCTGATTGACCTGGTGCGCCGCGAGCGCTGCGACCTGGGGATCGGCTTCGACGGCGACGGGGACCGCATCGGCGTCATTGACGACCGGGGCGAGATCGTCTGGGGGGACATGCTCATGGCCCTCTTCTGGAGGGAGATCCTCCCCCGCTACCCCGGTGCTCCGGTGATCGTCGAGGTGAAGTGCTCCCAGGCCCTGGTGGAGGAGGTGACCCGCCTGGGGGGCCGGCCCTTCTTCTACCGCACCGGCCACTCCCTGATCAAGGCCAAGATGAAGGAACTGGGGGCGGTCTTCACCGGGGAGATGTCGGGGCACATGTTCTTTGCGGATGAGTACTATGGGTACGATGACGCGGTCTACGCGGCGGGACGGTTGCTCCGCCTCCTCTCGCATACCACGGAGCCGCTGTCGGCGCTCCTGGCCAAGATCCCGCACTATCCGGTCACGCCCGAGGTGTACGTGGACGCGCCGGACGAGGTGAAGTTCGAGGTGGTGCGGCAGGTGGCGGAGGAGTTCAAGGCGCGGGGATACCCGGTGGTGGACGTGGACGGTGCCCGGGTAATCTTCCCTGATGGCTGGGGCCTGGTGCGGGCCAGCAACACGCAACCCGCCC
Proteins encoded:
- a CDS encoding phosphomannomutase/phosphoglucomutase — translated: MGYTLPGSVGQEGMAQLPSQIFREYDIRGVVGTDLTEEVARSIGRGFAAYLRQAGAPLRVLVGQDNRMSSPQVAAAVADGLAAGGCDVVDIGTVITPAFYYARVHLGIDGGVMVTASHNPPEYNGMKLAFGHATLYGEEIQQVRRLAEEGQAAEEESAAAGGLAQGRVGAEAVAGGRRGRVEAREVLSAYRRMLSEKIVLGPRRLRVAVDCGNGTASLVAPDVIEAWGCQVLRQHCDSDPTYPHHLPNPVAPENVRDLIDLVRRERCDLGIGFDGDGDRIGVIDDRGEIVWGDMLMALFWREILPRYPGAPVIVEVKCSQALVEEVTRLGGRPFFYRTGHSLIKAKMKELGAVFTGEMSGHMFFADEYYGYDDAVYAAGRLLRLLSHTTEPLSALLAKIPHYPVTPEVYVDAPDEVKFEVVRQVAEEFKARGYPVVDVDGARVIFPDGWGLVRASNTQPALVVRAEGGSEEGLRRIKRAVEEVLARYSHVGPLDW